The Marinobacter sp. ANT_B65 genome has a segment encoding these proteins:
- a CDS encoding SDR family NAD(P)-dependent oxidoreductase, with translation MFNDLKNKKVLVTGSTKGIGLAAALEFARQGAVVGINSHVMDAAAEEAIAQAESLGADFAFFQHDLSKSEECAALINEFVEKFGGLDVLVNNAGGLGIRAGLESLDDAAYDLVFDLNIRSVVMTTKYAIPHLKESAARSGTTAAVISTGSIAGREGGGPGASLYGGSKAVIHNLHRTWVKELTTSNIRFNVVAPGTIDTAFHDDKSPELKEKIRNSIPMGRFGTSEECAPAYLFLASHQASGYITGQVIDVNGGQMCP, from the coding sequence ATGTTTAATGATCTGAAAAATAAAAAAGTTCTGGTGACTGGTTCAACCAAGGGAATCGGCCTTGCTGCGGCGTTGGAGTTTGCCAGGCAGGGAGCTGTAGTGGGGATCAACAGCCACGTCATGGATGCCGCTGCAGAGGAGGCAATCGCTCAAGCGGAAAGCCTGGGTGCTGATTTCGCTTTTTTTCAGCACGACCTCAGTAAGAGCGAAGAGTGTGCAGCACTAATTAATGAGTTTGTTGAGAAGTTCGGCGGGCTGGATGTGTTGGTTAACAACGCCGGTGGCCTGGGTATACGTGCCGGCCTTGAAAGCCTGGATGACGCGGCGTATGACCTGGTTTTCGATCTGAATATTCGTTCGGTTGTCATGACTACCAAGTATGCGATTCCTCATCTCAAAGAATCTGCCGCCAGGAGTGGTACTACGGCTGCCGTTATTAGTACAGGCTCGATTGCAGGTCGGGAAGGTGGAGGTCCTGGCGCGAGCCTCTATGGGGGCTCTAAAGCCGTTATCCATAACTTGCATCGCACCTGGGTGAAGGAGCTCACCACTAGCAATATCCGCTTCAACGTTGTGGCGCCCGGCACAATTGATACCGCATTCCATGATGACAAAAGTCCTGAGCTGAAAGAAAAAATACGCAATTCGATACCTATGGGGCGTTTTGGTACATCAGAGGAGTGTGCGCCTGCCTATCTGTTCCTGGCTTCGCATCAGGCTAGCGGCTACATCACCGGCCAGGTGATCGATGTAAACGGCGGGCAGATGTGTCCGTAA
- a CDS encoding Bug family tripartite tricarboxylate transporter substrate binding protein, translating into MSTLSKLLCATVITIAASTAYGASNYPVKPITLIVPWSAGGGSDAVGRQLAMGLQEELGQPVNVVNKTGGAGVIGHMTMKMARPDGYTLGLGTAEIATYKHIGTADISYTDFTPISLLNVDYATFTVNAESPWKNLSDALSDLKNKPNTFTVSGSAPGAAYHLSFAGFIDQQGIDPQTINLVPSEGAAPGLQELAANGVHIVFNSLPETEPMNRSGRTRTLAVLSNDRLKRFPDVPSAKEVTGDEWTQGSWRGLVGPADMPEDVTKRLAAAAKKVFNSESFQSFMKDRGFGPVWADAAGFEAYMKEQDEKNAVTIDKLGLAN; encoded by the coding sequence ATGAGCACACTATCCAAACTTCTATGCGCCACGGTAATTACTATTGCTGCAAGCACCGCATACGGCGCCTCCAATTACCCGGTCAAACCTATTACGTTAATTGTGCCCTGGTCTGCCGGAGGTGGGTCAGACGCCGTAGGCCGACAGCTGGCAATGGGGCTTCAGGAAGAGCTGGGGCAGCCTGTAAATGTTGTGAACAAAACTGGCGGAGCAGGCGTGATTGGTCACATGACAATGAAGATGGCCAGACCAGACGGCTACACCCTGGGGCTTGGAACCGCCGAAATCGCAACCTACAAGCACATCGGTACCGCTGATATCTCGTACACGGACTTCACCCCGATTTCGCTACTCAATGTTGATTACGCCACATTTACTGTTAATGCTGAGTCACCCTGGAAGAACCTCAGTGATGCATTGAGCGACCTGAAAAACAAACCAAATACCTTTACCGTTTCAGGCTCGGCTCCCGGCGCCGCCTACCACCTGTCATTTGCCGGCTTTATCGACCAGCAGGGCATAGACCCTCAGACCATCAATCTGGTTCCCAGCGAAGGCGCGGCCCCTGGTTTGCAGGAGCTCGCAGCTAATGGCGTGCATATTGTTTTCAATTCACTCCCGGAAACCGAGCCTATGAACAGGTCCGGCCGCACTCGCACACTGGCGGTGCTATCGAACGACCGCCTGAAAAGATTTCCCGATGTCCCCTCTGCCAAAGAAGTGACTGGCGACGAGTGGACCCAGGGCTCATGGCGCGGCTTGGTTGGCCCGGCCGATATGCCGGAAGATGTCACGAAGCGCTTGGCAGCAGCAGCAAAAAAGGTATTTAACTCTGAGTCATTTCAATCCTTTATGAAGGATCGTGGATTCGGTCCGGTATGGGCTGACGCTGCAGGGTTTGAGGCCTACATGAAAGAGCAGGACGAAAAGAATGCAGTAACGATCGACAAGCTTGGCCTGGCCAACTAA
- a CDS encoding tripartite tricarboxylate transporter TctB family protein, with protein MRSNDKITGLVTVTFGVLVITNSRGLANLPQQDYGAGTFPVVIGGLLIAFGGLLTVRGFSSDAPLMVWVNEVPIKRFYLTLLGIVSAIVTYILLVPTLGFPVVSTLLLSLLLYGFYRQSWTLAVCTAAASTAVIWAVFGRLLQVPLELGILEKVVY; from the coding sequence ATGCGCAGTAATGACAAGATCACAGGGCTGGTGACAGTGACATTCGGGGTTTTGGTGATAACCAACTCCAGGGGGTTGGCCAACCTACCGCAACAGGACTACGGAGCAGGAACTTTCCCTGTAGTTATTGGCGGGCTATTAATAGCCTTTGGCGGGCTATTGACTGTGCGGGGGTTCAGCAGCGACGCGCCCCTGATGGTATGGGTCAACGAAGTCCCTATCAAGCGCTTTTACCTAACCCTGCTAGGAATTGTTTCAGCAATTGTTACGTATATATTGCTGGTTCCAACCCTTGGCTTCCCTGTCGTCTCGACTTTACTGCTGAGCCTGCTGCTATACGGCTTTTATCGTCAAAGCTGGACGCTGGCCGTGTGCACAGCAGCAGCCTCAACAGCTGTCATCTGGGCTGTTTTCGGTCGCCTTCTCCAGGTGCCGCTCGAACTGGGTATTCTGGAAAAGGTGGTCTACTGA
- a CDS encoding tripartite tricarboxylate transporter permease, translating to MDSFLTAASLVFTWNVMLIILAASVFGLFMGAIPGLTATMATALLVPVTFFMEPLPAIAAIVSATAMAIVAGDLPGALLRMPGTPASAVYTDEAYLMGKQGKIGVALGLNIVCSMIGGIIGVVCLAMLAPLIADFAIKFTSDEYFWLALLGLSCAILVSGGDRLKGAISMLVGLAISMVGMDSVSGQARFTLGNYELLAGISILPVLIGLFAISELIRRMPESKKPHLQVQTRVKRPFAGIGSLLWKYKFGVARSGVLGTLIGALPGAGADIASWVSYAIARKFSRTPEKFGTGHPEGLVSASSANNASLSGAYIPALVFGIPGDAITAIIIGVLMTKGITPGPDVFVSEAPLVNAILLVFILANLLLLPLGFLAIKGARHILSIPSGVLFPLILIFCMVGAFAANNSMFDIWIMLAFGLLGFVMAENDFPVGPLILAVILGPIIESNFMRSIIKANGDLTAFVDRPIAITLAVAAALIWGLIAANGIASGRTKNRLSLNQ from the coding sequence ATGGATAGTTTTCTGACAGCAGCTTCACTCGTATTCACATGGAATGTGATGCTGATTATCCTGGCAGCATCAGTCTTTGGGCTATTCATGGGTGCAATCCCGGGCCTCACCGCCACTATGGCAACAGCACTTTTGGTTCCGGTCACTTTTTTTATGGAGCCTCTACCTGCAATTGCTGCGATCGTTTCAGCCACAGCGATGGCTATAGTGGCGGGAGATCTGCCGGGCGCACTGCTTCGCATGCCTGGCACACCCGCATCTGCAGTTTACACCGACGAAGCATACCTTATGGGCAAACAAGGCAAGATTGGTGTTGCACTAGGCCTCAACATCGTTTGCTCCATGATTGGCGGCATCATTGGCGTGGTATGTCTGGCTATGCTTGCTCCCCTTATCGCTGATTTTGCGATCAAATTCACAAGCGATGAGTATTTCTGGCTCGCGCTACTGGGACTTTCATGTGCCATTCTGGTTTCGGGAGGAGACCGGCTAAAAGGCGCGATATCAATGCTTGTTGGCCTGGCTATCTCTATGGTTGGCATGGACAGCGTCTCAGGACAGGCACGGTTCACGCTGGGCAACTATGAACTACTCGCAGGCATCTCTATTTTGCCAGTACTGATCGGCCTGTTTGCTATTTCGGAGCTCATCCGAAGGATGCCAGAAAGCAAGAAACCCCATCTGCAAGTACAGACTCGCGTCAAAAGACCTTTTGCAGGTATTGGATCATTACTCTGGAAATATAAGTTTGGTGTGGCACGAAGCGGAGTGCTGGGAACCCTGATAGGCGCCCTGCCCGGGGCAGGCGCAGACATCGCCTCATGGGTCAGTTACGCCATAGCACGAAAGTTTTCGCGTACGCCTGAAAAATTTGGTACCGGGCACCCTGAAGGGCTGGTATCCGCAAGTTCCGCCAACAACGCATCACTATCCGGCGCCTACATCCCTGCATTGGTTTTTGGCATTCCGGGTGACGCCATTACAGCAATCATCATTGGCGTTTTAATGACGAAAGGCATTACCCCAGGGCCTGATGTTTTTGTTAGCGAAGCTCCACTGGTTAATGCGATCCTTCTCGTTTTTATTCTTGCCAATTTACTGCTGTTACCTCTTGGCTTTTTAGCCATTAAAGGAGCACGGCACATACTCTCAATTCCATCGGGAGTGCTCTTCCCTCTGATCCTAATATTCTGCATGGTAGGTGCTTTTGCGGCCAATAATTCCATGTTCGACATCTGGATTATGCTGGCTTTCGGATTACTAGGCTTTGTAATGGCGGAAAATGACTTTCCGGTTGGCCCCTTGATACTTGCAGTGATTCTTGGGCCAATCATCGAAAGCAACTTCATGCGCTCGATAATCAAGGCCAACGGGGACTTGACTGCATTTGTTGATCGGCCCATAGCCATAACGCTAGCCGTTGCAGCCGCCCTGATCTGGGGACTGATTGCAGCCAATGGCATTGCCTCTGGCCGAACCAAAAACAGGTTATCGCTCAATCAATAA
- a CDS encoding rhodanese-like domain-containing protein — protein MKNVHDMVEAAKAQIREIPLEKSEDAIKQADLLIDVREADEFHAGHIPGALNIPRGILEFKLTNDPALEDRGLNIVIYCKNSGRSALSAKAMKEMGYMHVQSIAGGIEAWQEANKPVITPELPDFG, from the coding sequence ATGAAAAATGTACACGATATGGTCGAAGCCGCCAAAGCCCAAATCCGCGAAATACCTCTGGAGAAGTCCGAGGACGCCATTAAACAGGCAGATCTTCTGATTGATGTCCGTGAAGCGGACGAATTTCACGCCGGTCATATCCCTGGTGCCCTGAATATTCCCAGAGGCATACTTGAGTTCAAACTGACCAACGATCCTGCCCTGGAAGACAGAGGCCTGAATATAGTGATCTACTGCAAGAACAGCGGGCGCTCTGCCCTCTCAGCCAAAGCCATGAAGGAGATGGGCTACATGCACGTACAGTCCATTGCCGGAGGAATAGAGGCATGGCAGGAGGCAAACAAGCCAGTGATTACACCTGAACTGCCAGACTTCGGCTGA
- a CDS encoding AAA family ATPase: MKLQRIRVEQFRQFRQGLELDNLQPGINLIHGPNESGKSTLVRAIRAAFFERYRSKSAEDLAPWGDSSAAPTVEIVFEHKGQRWQLDKRFLKRHRCDLLIDGTSFSGEEAEEKLAELLGYQFPKKGASKEEHWGIPGLLWVEQGTGQDIEKSVLHAGGHLKSALNNLVGEVASSGGDEVIQAVEQQRQELLTATGKPRGDYLALANERETLKQQVSDLQARVTQYQVQVDRLGTLATEYEQANRERPWEVARASMKHAEARFQEIEALQEQQNRGKDSLKQLQQNLSLLQQNQAHWQSQSEQLDQRHKSYESARKQLEQQELASPDLEKSVASARTQYRFAEEALQRARLRDKRVQLQKDCARLNAELAKLIQSQEKARNIQESLSAARKQKQQNHIDPHALRQLRQDQRELDDLNIRIQTAATRVTWNLDAGHSLELDGERIEGQGDKLLLEPGVLDIPGMGNLGIQPGGDDLASLQRKLQRLKQSLSQQLAALAVGSLEAAEARHGRLQDAEVQIQRYDELLNSLAPSGREQLDAMRADLESELLARTAELETLAVTERADEDKGADTKPLSLVESELKQAEEQLAQAESKARSQETELLTARHACEAAHREWQRVQNELSSPERQQQIEVLNRDIAAVEKQRAELELSLKEREAKIEEARPELIRQDIERYRATAEHQEKAQQNRALELSEIRAKLEAWGAEGLEEQCNEQRAELEHVNRRYLELDRRAKALDLLLNLLKEKRQALTRRLQAPLQKHLDHYLSVLFPEANLEVDENLMPGKFSRGSELGQMAELSFGAREQMGLISRLAYADLLQEAGRPTLIILDDTLVHSDAERLDSMKRILFDAATRHQILLLTCHPEKWRDLGVEPRDLAALKLQSTAG, encoded by the coding sequence GTGAAACTTCAGCGCATACGGGTTGAGCAGTTTCGCCAGTTCCGGCAAGGCCTTGAGCTGGATAACCTTCAGCCCGGTATCAACCTGATACATGGCCCCAACGAATCCGGCAAAAGCACCCTGGTGCGTGCAATCCGCGCCGCCTTTTTTGAGCGCTACCGGTCAAAATCTGCTGAAGACCTGGCGCCCTGGGGGGATTCCTCAGCTGCACCTACAGTTGAAATCGTATTCGAGCACAAGGGGCAGCGCTGGCAACTGGACAAGCGCTTCCTCAAACGGCACCGCTGTGATCTGCTGATAGACGGCACGTCGTTCAGTGGTGAAGAGGCTGAGGAAAAGCTTGCCGAGCTGCTGGGTTATCAATTCCCTAAAAAGGGTGCGAGCAAAGAAGAGCACTGGGGAATTCCGGGCTTGTTATGGGTAGAGCAGGGTACAGGTCAAGACATTGAAAAGTCTGTTCTGCACGCTGGCGGACACCTGAAATCTGCGCTGAACAACCTTGTAGGTGAAGTTGCCAGCAGCGGCGGTGATGAGGTTATTCAAGCCGTGGAGCAACAGCGTCAGGAGCTGCTGACAGCTACCGGGAAACCACGGGGAGACTATCTGGCCCTGGCTAACGAGCGGGAAACGCTAAAGCAGCAAGTCTCCGACCTGCAGGCCCGGGTTACACAATATCAGGTTCAGGTAGACCGCCTTGGTACTCTGGCCACTGAATACGAGCAAGCAAATCGTGAGCGCCCCTGGGAAGTAGCCCGGGCCAGCATGAAACATGCGGAAGCCAGGTTTCAGGAAATTGAAGCACTGCAGGAACAGCAAAACCGGGGGAAAGATTCCCTGAAACAGCTGCAGCAAAACCTCTCCCTGCTGCAGCAGAACCAGGCTCACTGGCAGAGTCAGAGCGAACAGCTCGACCAGCGCCACAAAAGCTATGAGAGCGCCAGAAAACAGCTTGAGCAACAAGAACTCGCCAGCCCTGATCTCGAGAAATCCGTTGCAAGTGCCCGCACTCAGTATCGCTTCGCCGAAGAAGCCTTGCAGCGGGCACGTCTCAGGGACAAACGGGTACAGCTACAGAAAGACTGCGCAAGACTGAATGCAGAACTGGCCAAGCTTATACAGAGCCAGGAGAAGGCCAGGAATATTCAGGAATCCCTGAGTGCAGCCCGCAAACAGAAACAGCAGAATCACATTGATCCCCATGCGTTACGTCAGCTCAGGCAGGACCAGCGTGAACTGGATGATCTGAATATCCGCATTCAGACCGCGGCCACCCGTGTTACCTGGAATCTGGATGCCGGCCACAGCCTGGAGCTGGATGGAGAGAGGATTGAAGGGCAGGGAGACAAACTTCTCCTGGAGCCCGGAGTTCTTGATATTCCGGGGATGGGCAATCTCGGTATCCAGCCCGGCGGCGATGATCTGGCAAGCCTTCAGCGGAAGCTCCAACGGCTGAAGCAATCCCTGTCCCAGCAGCTGGCCGCTCTCGCTGTCGGGTCCCTTGAGGCGGCAGAGGCCAGACACGGGCGACTTCAGGATGCAGAGGTACAGATCCAGCGATATGACGAGCTTCTGAACTCCCTGGCTCCCAGCGGTCGGGAGCAGCTGGATGCCATGAGAGCCGATCTGGAATCGGAACTGCTCGCCCGCACTGCAGAACTTGAAACTTTGGCTGTTACAGAGAGGGCTGACGAGGATAAGGGTGCAGATACGAAGCCTTTGAGCCTGGTGGAATCAGAGCTGAAGCAGGCGGAAGAACAACTGGCGCAAGCGGAGTCGAAAGCGAGGAGCCAGGAAACCGAATTGCTGACGGCCCGACACGCCTGTGAAGCTGCCCACCGCGAGTGGCAACGGGTGCAGAATGAATTGAGCAGCCCTGAACGCCAGCAACAGATCGAAGTACTGAACCGGGATATTGCTGCCGTTGAAAAACAACGGGCAGAGCTCGAGCTTTCCCTGAAAGAGCGAGAGGCAAAAATAGAAGAGGCTCGCCCCGAGCTTATAAGGCAGGACATAGAGCGATACCGCGCCACCGCTGAGCACCAGGAAAAAGCCCAGCAAAACCGTGCTCTCGAATTAAGTGAGATCCGGGCAAAGCTAGAAGCCTGGGGTGCCGAGGGGCTGGAAGAACAGTGCAACGAACAAAGGGCTGAACTGGAACACGTCAACCGCAGGTACCTCGAACTCGACCGCAGGGCGAAGGCGCTGGATCTGCTCCTGAATCTGCTCAAGGAAAAGCGACAGGCGCTGACCCGCCGACTACAGGCGCCGTTGCAGAAACATCTGGATCACTACCTGAGCGTATTGTTTCCGGAAGCCAATCTGGAGGTTGATGAAAACCTGATGCCCGGAAAATTCAGTCGTGGCAGTGAACTGGGCCAGATGGCAGAACTGAGCTTTGGCGCCCGGGAACAAATGGGCCTGATAAGCCGGCTGGCCTACGCCGACCTGCTGCAGGAAGCTGGCCGGCCAACGCTGATCATCCTGGATGACACTCTGGTACACAGCGATGCCGAGCGCCTGGATTCAATGAAGCGCATCCTGTTTGATGCGGCCACCCGGCATCAGATCCTGCTGCTGACCTGCCATCCCGAAAAATGGCGGGACCTGGGCGTAGAGCCCCGGGATCTAGCTGCCCTGAAATTACAGAGTACCGCCGGTTGA
- a CDS encoding metallophosphoesterase family protein → MPRFLHTADWQMGRTYSRFDAEDGAALVEARYEAIERLAALATKHQCDAVLVAGDVFDAQTVSDRTIRRVFNATRGFAGPWVMLPGNHDAALAESVWTRAKRIGAVPDNVQLALESGVTRLQEQGIAVLSAPLTQRHTYGDLTQPFDGMETPPSMLRVGLAHGSVQGVLPEDIDSTNPIAPGRTESARLDYLALGDWHGVREINERTWYSGTPEPERFRNNDAGYVLIVDIEEAGSTPKVTRYETARYQWHQWRETLSVPSDLDQLLDRLKHLPEASVLDLKLNGTLTLAGDQQLTDALSIAEARYRSVTCDRTGLQLEPTDDDIAALHADGYLGDVVRELRESQQSADNTDAAGAARDALAILAGLLKPMDAEVAQ, encoded by the coding sequence GTGCCAAGATTTTTACACACAGCTGACTGGCAAATGGGCCGCACATATAGCCGGTTTGATGCCGAAGATGGTGCTGCACTCGTGGAGGCACGTTACGAGGCGATCGAACGGCTGGCCGCGTTAGCGACAAAACATCAGTGTGATGCTGTGCTGGTGGCCGGTGATGTTTTTGATGCCCAGACGGTCTCCGATCGCACCATTCGCCGTGTTTTCAATGCCACCCGAGGTTTCGCCGGGCCCTGGGTGATGCTCCCCGGCAATCACGATGCGGCGCTTGCAGAGAGTGTATGGACCCGGGCAAAGAGGATTGGTGCCGTTCCGGATAACGTCCAACTAGCGCTTGAATCCGGTGTTACCCGGTTGCAGGAGCAGGGCATTGCGGTGCTGTCCGCGCCCCTGACGCAGCGCCATACCTATGGTGACCTGACACAGCCGTTCGACGGTATGGAAACTCCTCCGTCTATGTTGCGTGTCGGGCTGGCCCACGGCAGCGTACAAGGCGTGCTGCCCGAGGATATTGATTCAACCAACCCCATTGCCCCCGGGAGAACAGAATCTGCAAGGCTGGATTACCTGGCTCTGGGCGACTGGCACGGCGTGCGGGAAATCAACGAACGCACCTGGTACAGCGGTACGCCGGAACCAGAACGCTTCCGGAATAACGACGCTGGATACGTCCTGATTGTTGATATCGAAGAGGCGGGTTCCACCCCGAAGGTTACGCGGTACGAAACCGCGCGCTATCAGTGGCATCAGTGGCGGGAAACCTTATCTGTGCCTTCTGATCTGGATCAGTTACTGGACCGGTTGAAGCATCTGCCTGAAGCGTCCGTTCTGGACCTCAAGCTTAATGGCACTCTTACTTTGGCCGGCGATCAGCAGCTGACTGATGCGCTTTCCATTGCCGAGGCCCGCTATCGCAGCGTTACCTGTGACCGCACCGGGCTGCAGCTTGAACCGACGGACGACGACATCGCCGCGTTGCATGCCGACGGTTATCTCGGCGACGTGGTTCGGGAATTACGGGAGAGCCAGCAATCGGCGGATAACACCGATGCAGCCGGGGCGGCTCGTGATGCTCTCGCCATTCTGGCAGGCCTGCTTAAGCCCATGGACGCGGAGGTGGCCCAGTGA
- the thiB gene encoding thiamine ABC transporter substrate binding subunit has translation MLIRAFTLLLLALASVSASAGKVPTLTIYTHPSFAAEWGPGPAVKEAFEKTCNCRINYVVLDSGGDILQRLRLEGESTQADLVLGLDTGTMETTRQTGLLASHKTDLSALNLPIDWQDSVFVPYDWGYFAFVYDTEQLPNPPESLEALIAAPDDLKIIIQDPRTSTPGLGLLLWMRHVYGDQAAEKWQQLKGKILTTTKSWSDGYFSLFMNGEAPMILSYSTSPAYHMAVDKTERYQAAEFREGHYLQVEVAALVQSSQQKELGQEFLDFMLSAGFQRHIPLKNVMYPATDLGSELPDVFEKLIHPSAPLYFDPKTVTDNRREWLNEWLDAMTR, from the coding sequence ATGCTCATCCGGGCATTTACGCTGCTCCTGCTCGCCCTGGCCTCTGTTTCTGCCAGTGCCGGGAAAGTACCAACTCTTACAATTTATACCCACCCTTCGTTTGCCGCTGAATGGGGCCCCGGGCCTGCCGTTAAAGAAGCTTTTGAGAAGACCTGCAACTGCCGGATTAACTATGTGGTTCTGGACAGCGGCGGTGACATTCTTCAGCGTTTGCGCCTTGAAGGGGAAAGCACCCAGGCAGACCTGGTGCTGGGGCTGGACACAGGCACCATGGAAACAACGAGACAGACAGGTTTACTCGCCAGCCACAAAACCGATCTGTCAGCCCTGAACCTACCCATCGACTGGCAGGACTCAGTGTTTGTGCCATACGACTGGGGCTACTTCGCTTTTGTTTATGATACCGAACAGTTACCCAACCCACCTGAGAGCCTGGAAGCTCTTATCGCAGCACCTGATGATCTGAAGATCATTATCCAGGATCCCAGAACCAGCACACCCGGGCTTGGGCTCTTGCTGTGGATGCGCCACGTTTATGGCGATCAGGCTGCGGAAAAGTGGCAGCAACTCAAAGGTAAAATCCTCACCACCACCAAAAGCTGGAGTGACGGCTATTTCTCGCTGTTCATGAACGGTGAAGCGCCGATGATTCTCTCCTACAGCACGTCTCCTGCCTACCACATGGCTGTTGATAAAACCGAGCGCTATCAGGCCGCTGAATTCAGGGAAGGTCACTATCTGCAGGTTGAAGTAGCTGCCCTGGTACAGTCATCCCAGCAAAAAGAACTGGGCCAGGAATTCCTCGACTTCATGCTCAGTGCCGGTTTCCAGCGTCATATTCCTCTCAAGAACGTGATGTACCCGGCTACGGATCTGGGTAGCGAATTGCCGGATGTGTTCGAAAAACTGATTCACCCTTCAGCACCACTCTATTTCGACCCGAAAACCGTAACAGACAACCGGCGTGAGTGGCTCAATGAGTGGCTGGATGCCATGACCCGTTAA
- the thiP gene encoding thiamine/thiamine pyrophosphate ABC transporter permease, translating into MNYQPCSRWAALPHRAPFSRPGWRLWPGLIIACALVLLATAGLGSLILEASLPDLSELWRNRYLRTVVTFTLWQAFLSTAISLLVAVPLARILARQPVFPGRSVLLRLMELSLVLPSIVAVSGLVSVYGRQGWFTDLVNDWLGMSWNLYGINGIVLAHVFFNAPLATRILLQAIESAPAPQRRIAAQLGLGRWLYWRAVEWPAVKPVTPGLAALVFTLCFTSFAIVMTLGGGPAATTIEVAIYQSLRFEFDAGQAALLAMVQLVICGLLWWLAARHGLTSSLLPDRQVASHRSKAGSSVWARLGDGAILSVFVLFLTMPLIAILLRGLPGLDLTPALLDATQRSLAIALPAGLMSVIAALLILACAGTASRPVVIRLTNVAACLPLMIPPLVLGTGLFLLFRPSLGSSNEGLVMVTLINGMMALPFVLQMLSGPMGSLDSASRMQADQMGVLGWYRWRWLHWPRMRRPLALAMAYGTGLSLGDFGVIALFGSPGQPTLPVLLYQQLGSYRIDAAAGTGLWLVLLLLLLFSLFNRLGSPLFRAGLKNNTSRILPEPEHA; encoded by the coding sequence ATGAATTACCAACCCTGCTCTCGATGGGCGGCGCTCCCCCATAGGGCACCGTTCAGCCGTCCCGGCTGGCGGCTCTGGCCAGGGCTGATCATTGCCTGCGCACTGGTATTGCTGGCAACAGCTGGCCTGGGCTCGCTCATCCTGGAAGCCTCTTTACCAGATCTGAGTGAACTCTGGCGCAACCGCTACCTGCGTACAGTGGTTACCTTTACCCTGTGGCAGGCGTTTCTATCCACGGCTATCAGCCTGCTTGTGGCTGTTCCCCTGGCCAGAATCCTGGCCAGACAACCTGTTTTCCCCGGGCGCTCTGTTTTGCTCCGTCTGATGGAGCTGAGCCTTGTGCTTCCGTCCATCGTAGCTGTCTCTGGTCTGGTCAGCGTTTATGGCCGCCAGGGGTGGTTTACAGACCTGGTCAACGACTGGCTGGGTATGTCCTGGAACCTTTACGGTATCAACGGAATTGTTCTGGCCCACGTATTTTTCAACGCGCCCCTTGCCACACGTATTCTTTTACAGGCCATTGAGAGCGCACCGGCACCGCAACGGCGGATTGCAGCCCAGCTCGGGCTTGGGCGCTGGCTGTACTGGCGGGCGGTGGAATGGCCTGCGGTCAAACCCGTCACGCCGGGCCTCGCGGCCCTGGTGTTCACTCTGTGCTTTACCAGTTTTGCCATTGTGATGACTTTAGGTGGAGGTCCTGCAGCCACAACCATTGAGGTTGCCATCTACCAGTCTTTGCGCTTCGAATTTGATGCCGGACAGGCCGCTCTTCTTGCCATGGTTCAACTGGTCATTTGTGGGCTGCTCTGGTGGCTGGCAGCCCGCCACGGGCTCACCTCATCGCTGCTCCCGGACAGACAGGTTGCCTCACACCGGAGCAAAGCAGGCAGTTCTGTGTGGGCGCGCCTGGGAGACGGAGCCATCCTCAGTGTATTTGTGCTGTTTCTGACAATGCCACTGATCGCCATTTTACTCAGGGGGTTGCCCGGGCTGGATTTAACCCCTGCGTTACTTGATGCCACCCAGAGAAGCCTGGCCATTGCTTTGCCGGCAGGACTGATGTCCGTGATTGCCGCTCTGTTGATTCTGGCTTGCGCAGGCACAGCCTCCAGGCCTGTGGTCATCCGGCTTACCAATGTCGCGGCCTGCCTGCCATTAATGATTCCACCACTGGTGTTAGGTACAGGGCTGTTTTTGCTGTTCCGGCCCAGCCTGGGGAGCTCAAACGAAGGGCTTGTAATGGTTACACTGATCAACGGGATGATGGCGCTTCCCTTTGTCCTGCAGATGCTCAGTGGGCCAATGGGTAGTCTGGATTCAGCCAGCCGGATGCAGGCCGATCAGATGGGTGTTCTGGGCTGGTATCGCTGGCGCTGGCTGCACTGGCCGCGAATGCGCAGGCCGCTTGCACTCGCCATGGCTTACGGCACAGGTTTGTCATTGGGTGATTTTGGTGTAATCGCCCTGTTCGGCAGCCCGGGCCAGCCTACCCTGCCGGTTCTGCTGTACCAGCAACTGGGCAGCTACCGGATTGATGCAGCTGCTGGGACCGGGTTATGGCTTGTACTCCTGTTGCTCTTGCTGTTCAGCCTGTTTAACCGTCTGGGTTCTCCCCTGTTCAGGGCCGGTCTGAAAAACAACACATCCCGTATTTTACCGGAGCCTGAACATGCTTGA